Part of the Labilibaculum antarcticum genome, CGAAGATGAAGGTCAAAGGAAAAATCAAACTGTGTTTCAGCTTCAATTTTTCAAAATCCTTGTCATATGGTCTCGTTTCTCTCAAAATTCAGGCCTTATTAGGTATGTGAAGTCCCTTTCGGGTTTGTGGTGTTTTCGGATGTTTTAATCCAATTCAATCTCTATTTCTTCATCGGTTTTAGGATTCGATATCTCAATCACTTTTCCATCTTTGCACTCAAGAGTACGAGCAGGGAATTTCTTTAACAAATCGTGCTGATGAGTGGCCATTACAATTGTTCTTCCATTTTTACTGATATCCATTAGCAATTCGGCCAATTCATCAGAGGTTTCAGGGTCAAGATTTCCGGTTGGCTCATCAGCCAAAATAATATCCGGAGAATTTAGTAAAGCGCGGGCGATCACTATTCTTTGCTGTTCTCCTCCCGAAAGCTCATGAGGCATTTTGTATCCTTTTTTGCCCATTTTCACTTTTTCCAACACCTCTTCAATTCTGTTGTCAATTTCCTTTTTGCTTTTCCAGCCGGTAGCCTTTAAAACAAATTCCAGGTTGTCATGAACATTACGATCGGTAAGCAACTGAAAATCCTGAAATACAATCCCAATTTTTCTTCTTAGAAAAGGAACCTGTTTTGTTTTGATGATAGGAAGATAAAAACCAGCAACAGATCCACCACCTTCTTTAATTGGTAATTCGGCATACAATGTTTTCATTAAACTCGTTTTGCCGCTACCTACTTTGCCAATGATATAAACAAATTCTCCTTTTTCAATTTCAAGGCTAACATCTGTAAGAATAATGTTATCCGCCTGACGGATAATGGCATTTTTAAGTTCAATGATAGGAGATTCGATCATGTATTTCGATTTTTTAGAATTCAAATTTTGTGCTGACATACAAATCTAAAAAATATTTCGGCAGAAGCTTTTTAATTGCGCTTTTTCTTTATCCAAAAAGCATGCAATTTTTCTTTTATTCCTCCGTTTCAGATACGGTAAGCTTACAGATTATTTATACCTTTAAAGCTGATTTTGTAAACGGAGTTTTGAGTTATGAATCAGCCGCAACAAGGCACACGTAATCAGCTTTTTTTACTTATAGAACCTACACACGCAAAGCAGTATGAGAAACAAATTTAGTTTGTGGATTTTAACTTCCCTGTTTTTTTTATGTTTGGGATTTACCGTTCAAGCCCAAAAATCATTAACTCATAAAAGCAGTAATCAAGTTTGGCAATCGGCCATGGAAATGTTCCAAAATAAAAATTATGGAGGAGCAAGGCACGAATTTGCCGATTTTGTGAATATGGAGCAGGATCGTTATTCCGATAGAGCAACAAAAGCCGATTTTTATATGGCATGGTGCTCCATTGAACTTTTTCGTCCTGAAGCAGAAAAGGAAATGAAATCCTTTATTCGAAAACACCCCGAGAGTAATTTAAAGCAATCGGCTTATTTTCAATTGGGAAGACAGCAGTATCGAAGCAAAAAATACAAGGATGCTTTGGTTTGGTTCAATCAGGTTGATACCTATGCTTTGGATCGTGATCAGCTAACAGAATATCAGTTTAAAATGGGATACTCTTATTTCAGTGAAAAGGAATATGATGAGGCCAGAAAGTACTTTTTTGATATTACAGAGGTGGCGGGAGAGTATAATGCTCCTGCAAACTATTACTATTCACACATTGCGTATCTGAATGAGAATTATCAAACGGCATTAATCGGATTCGAAAAGCTAATTAAGAATAAAACCTTTAAACCAATTGTTCCTTACTACATCACACAAATTTATTACCTGCAGGAAAAGTATGCGAAGGTAATTGAGTATGCGCCACAATTTTTAGATGATGCTACCGTAAAGCGTAGTGAGGAAATCGCAAAAATGATTGGTCTTTCGCATTATCAGTTAAAAGAATATCAAAAGGCAATTCCATTTCTGGATAAAGGAAAGACTAGTTTGACACGTGAGGATAAGTTTGCTTATGGGTATTGCCTCTACAAACAAAAGCAGTTTGATGAAGCAATTGAGCAATTCGAGAACGTTGGTGGCGAAAATGATGAACTGTTAATGGTGGCCAATTACTGCTTGGCAGATTGTTATTTGCAGTCGGGAGATAAAAACGGAGCAAAAGTTGCTTTTGCAGCAACTGCAGGAATGGATTTTGACAAGGATATGCAACAGGATGCCTTGTTCAATTTTGCCAAATTAACCTACGAGCTTTCTTATTCTCCTTTTAACGAAACCATAAAAGCCTTCGATGAATATTTGCAGAAGTATCCAAATTCTGATCGAAATGATGAGGCCTACGATTATTTGGTGAAAGTGTACATGACCAGCAAGAACTATGGCGATGCATTATTGTCGATGAATAAAATTGTAAGCAAAACGCCTGAGATTAAAAAGGCATATCAAAGAGTTTCCTGGCTTCGTGGTTTAGAATTGATGAAACAGCTTAATTATTCGGAGGCAATTGAGTCTTTTACTGCTTCATTGCAGTACCCAATATATAACTCGCAAATAGCTGCCGAGTGTATTTACTGGAAAGCTGAAGCTAATTACCGAATGGGTGAATTTAGCGAGGCTACAGCACTTTATAATGAGTTCATCGTATCACCGGGATCAGGATCTTCGGATTACTATAAGCGTGCTTACTACAATATTGCTTATGCGTATTTCGAACAGGATAAATACGATGACGCATCTGACTGGTTTCGAAAGTTTGTCAATCAATCAGATGAAAAAAGCAATTTTGTTTCGGATGCTTGTAACCGAATTGGCGACTGTTTCTTTTTGAAGAGAGATTATCGAAATGCTTCAGAATACTACAATAAATCGGTTAATGCCGGCAAGTGGGATCCTGATTATGCTTTGTATCAGCAAGCCCTTTCGGTAGGATTGCTGGGTGACTCTGCAGAGGAATCGCGTTTGCTGGAACAGATACGTAGCTCTTACACCGATTCAGAGTATTTGGATGATGCCTTGTTTGAACTAGCCAAAGCAAAAGTGAAATTAGACGATCAGGCAACAGCCGTATCTATTTATAAAGAGTTGGTCTCCAAATTTCCAACAAGTAGTTATGCGCCAAAATCATTATTGCAGTTAGGACAGCTGAATTACAATGCCAAAGAATATCAAAAAGCCATTAGTTATTACAAAGAAGTGGTTCTAAAATATCCGCAAAGCGAAGAAAAGAAAAGTGCCTTTATCGGATTAAAAAATGTGTACGTGGACATGAATAAGGTGAATGATTATTTTGCTTTTGCAGAGTCCTTCCAAGGTGGTGGAGTTATTAGGAGTTCCGAGAAAGATTCTCTTTCCTACATTTCTGCTGAACGATTATACATGTCGGGCGAAACAGAAAGAGGAACGAATGCATTGGGTGAGTATTTATCTAATTTTCCAAATGGAATGTTCCGATTGAATGCCCAGTTTTACAAAGCAAATGCAGCTCTGGATCTGGAAAAATACGATGAAGCGCTGGTCGGATTCGAACAGGTTTTGAATCAGCCCAACAATTTGTTTACTGAAAAAGCATTGTTGGCTTCATCTCAACTAAACTATCGGAATAAGAATTATTTGCAGGCGAAAGGCCAGTTTTCAAGATTAAAAGGGATGGCTGAGATTCCGGAGAATGTAAAATTGGCTAAAGTGGGTTACATGAGATCCGTTTATAGTCTTAAAGAGTATGAAAATACAATTCAGGCAGTAAGCGATGTGTTGGAGGTAGCCAAATCGAAGGAGGAGTTAATTCGAGAAGCAAGATACAAACGAGGAAAATCTTATTTGGCCTTGGGAAATACTGCATCGGCAATGAGTGACTTTAAAGTATTGTCGAAGGAGACTCAGAGTGTCGAAGGAGCTGAATCAAAATATCTATTGGCAAAAATACATTCGGAAAAAACCGAATACGATTTGGCCGAAAAAGAAATCAATTCGTTTATCGAAATGAATTCTCCGCATCATTATTGGCTGGCAGAAAGTTTTCTTTTACTTTCCGATGTATTCCTAAAAAAGGATGATGCCTTTCAGGCTAGATATACGCTGCAAAGTATTGTCGATAATTATGACGTAAAGGACGATGGAATTGTGGAGAGAGCGCAGGCTAAATTAGATATTCTGCTTGCTGCAGATAAAAAGGAAGAAGAGAAAATAACCAATAAAGAAGTAAAAATTCAGTTCGAAGGAGCCGATAGTACCGAAAGTAATAAGTTATTTAAAAATGCATCAGTAAAATCAGATTCTCTTGGCTTGGATGAGGAGAGAATCATGTTGGAGAAGATGTTGAATAGATTAGAAATAAAATAAAAAATCAATAATAAAGAATCAATGTTTAGAAAGATCATATTTACTGTTGCTATAGCTGGTTTGGCATGTTCTGTGTCAAACGCTCAGGAACAAAGAGATTTAAATAAAGAGGTTAAGGTAAAAACAGCTTACCAGCCAAAAATCAATAAATCAAAACGAATTGGTGAATTGCCTGTCGTTCAGGATACGGCAACTTTTACTCCTTCCTTTTCTTATTTTATACAAACGAAGCCTCTTACAGTTGGATTTTCGCCGGCTTTAATTCCAGCAGCTCGAATTGTTGGTGAGCCTTTAAAATCAATAAATAGTCACGTGTTAACTCTTGCCGGCGGTAATTATTCTACCCTTTTAGGGGATTATCGATTCAATAACCAGCGTTCTAAGACTACTGATTTTGGAATTCATATTCGCCACTATTCAACCAATGGGAAATTGGAATTGAAAAATGACCGAAAGGTAAAACCTGATTGGACAGAACAATTGGTTGAAGCATATGGCAGTACCTATTTAGATGAGGCTAAAGTTGCAGGAAGGGTTTATTACAAACACAAAGGATATAACTTTTTTGGTTCTCAATTAAGCGATGATCTTCCTGCAAATTATATTGATTTATTTCCATATTCTGAACAGGTTCAAAATCGTTTTGGTTTTGCTACTGACTTTAAAACCACCTTTAAAGATGAGGAAAAATTGAATTTTGGCATTGGCTTGCAATACGAGCATTTCTCGGATGATATATTTGTTACCGAGAATGATGTTTTGATTAGCGCAGAGGCTAAAATTCGTCGTGGTGATGGCTTTTGGAGTTTGCGTTCTGCTTTTGATTATTTTGCAACCGATGGATTGTATAATCTTGATCAGCTTGGTTTATCTGAAAGAAAAACCATGCTTTGGAATTTGAATCCTCAATATTCGCTTCAAACCGGTCAGTTGAATCTTAAATTGGGCGTGAATACCGTAATTGCAATCGGTGATGACTCAGAAGCAAAAATATATCCTGATATCGCTATCGATTTTGAAGCGATTGATGGCATTATGACCCTGTTTGCTGGTATCGATGGGAATTTAAATATGAATAATTACAACAATATTATTGCAGAGAATCCATTCGTTTATTCAGGTTTGGATGTAATGTCTTCCAATCAGAAATACAGATTGTTTGGTGGCTTTAAAGGGAGTCTGTCTTCTAATTCATCATTTAAATTATCTGCAGAATATAGTTCTGTTGATGATCAGTATTTCTTTGTGCAAAGAAGTGCTGGTGCTGCAAATACGGCTTACTCTGGCCCAACTTATTCAAATAAATTCGATGTGGTTTACGATGACATCAGTTTGTTTCGTTTAGGAGCAGAAGTAACCATTGGTTGGACCGATAAAATGCAATTGAATTCATCGGTTTGGTTTAACAAGTATACTCTCGATAAACAGGATGAAGCTTGGCATAAACCGGAATTTGAAATGAATGTAAATGCTACTTATGCTTTTACTTCAGAATTGGAGTTTCAGGCAGGAGTAAACTTATTAGGCGAGAGATCAATTTTGGTAGGTTCTCAGACTCAAACTATAGATGCCGTATATGATCTGAATATTGGTGCTAATTATAGTTTAAATAAGCATTTTACGGCTTTTGGTAAAATCAATAACCTATTTGCAGATAAATATTACCAGTGGGATGGATATCCTTCTCAGGGACTAAATTTTTTATTAGGTGTGAAAGTTGTATTTTAGATCAGGTTAAAAGTATTTATATAAGGATGTTCTGTTCATAGAGCATCCTTTTTTTATTTTGCTTATGTTTGTAAATTGTTTTTAGCACGCTTTTTGCTAATTTTAATACTATTATTAATTAGTAATCAAATTTAGGCTCTTGAAATTGATCAATAAATTTAAATATATACTTCTATTTACGTTCATACTTTTTATGCATGTAAGTAAGCTTAGTGC contains:
- a CDS encoding cell division ATP-binding protein FtsE, with protein sequence MIESPIIELKNAIIRQADNIILTDVSLEIEKGEFVYIIGKVGSGKTSLMKTLYAELPIKEGGGSVAGFYLPIIKTKQVPFLRRKIGIVFQDFQLLTDRNVHDNLEFVLKATGWKSKKEIDNRIEEVLEKVKMGKKGYKMPHELSGGEQQRIVIARALLNSPDIILADEPTGNLDPETSDELAELLMDISKNGRTIVMATHQHDLLKKFPARTLECKDGKVIEISNPKTDEEIEIELD
- a CDS encoding tetratricopeptide repeat protein, giving the protein MRNKFSLWILTSLFFLCLGFTVQAQKSLTHKSSNQVWQSAMEMFQNKNYGGARHEFADFVNMEQDRYSDRATKADFYMAWCSIELFRPEAEKEMKSFIRKHPESNLKQSAYFQLGRQQYRSKKYKDALVWFNQVDTYALDRDQLTEYQFKMGYSYFSEKEYDEARKYFFDITEVAGEYNAPANYYYSHIAYLNENYQTALIGFEKLIKNKTFKPIVPYYITQIYYLQEKYAKVIEYAPQFLDDATVKRSEEIAKMIGLSHYQLKEYQKAIPFLDKGKTSLTREDKFAYGYCLYKQKQFDEAIEQFENVGGENDELLMVANYCLADCYLQSGDKNGAKVAFAATAGMDFDKDMQQDALFNFAKLTYELSYSPFNETIKAFDEYLQKYPNSDRNDEAYDYLVKVYMTSKNYGDALLSMNKIVSKTPEIKKAYQRVSWLRGLELMKQLNYSEAIESFTASLQYPIYNSQIAAECIYWKAEANYRMGEFSEATALYNEFIVSPGSGSSDYYKRAYYNIAYAYFEQDKYDDASDWFRKFVNQSDEKSNFVSDACNRIGDCFFLKRDYRNASEYYNKSVNAGKWDPDYALYQQALSVGLLGDSAEESRLLEQIRSSYTDSEYLDDALFELAKAKVKLDDQATAVSIYKELVSKFPTSSYAPKSLLQLGQLNYNAKEYQKAISYYKEVVLKYPQSEEKKSAFIGLKNVYVDMNKVNDYFAFAESFQGGGVIRSSEKDSLSYISAERLYMSGETERGTNALGEYLSNFPNGMFRLNAQFYKANAALDLEKYDEALVGFEQVLNQPNNLFTEKALLASSQLNYRNKNYLQAKGQFSRLKGMAEIPENVKLAKVGYMRSVYSLKEYENTIQAVSDVLEVAKSKEELIREARYKRGKSYLALGNTASAMSDFKVLSKETQSVEGAESKYLLAKIHSEKTEYDLAEKEINSFIEMNSPHHYWLAESFLLLSDVFLKKDDAFQARYTLQSIVDNYDVKDDGIVERAQAKLDILLAADKKEEEKITNKEVKIQFEGADSTESNKLFKNASVKSDSLGLDEERIMLEKMLNRLEIK
- a CDS encoding TonB-dependent receptor, whose translation is MFRKIIFTVAIAGLACSVSNAQEQRDLNKEVKVKTAYQPKINKSKRIGELPVVQDTATFTPSFSYFIQTKPLTVGFSPALIPAARIVGEPLKSINSHVLTLAGGNYSTLLGDYRFNNQRSKTTDFGIHIRHYSTNGKLELKNDRKVKPDWTEQLVEAYGSTYLDEAKVAGRVYYKHKGYNFFGSQLSDDLPANYIDLFPYSEQVQNRFGFATDFKTTFKDEEKLNFGIGLQYEHFSDDIFVTENDVLISAEAKIRRGDGFWSLRSAFDYFATDGLYNLDQLGLSERKTMLWNLNPQYSLQTGQLNLKLGVNTVIAIGDDSEAKIYPDIAIDFEAIDGIMTLFAGIDGNLNMNNYNNIIAENPFVYSGLDVMSSNQKYRLFGGFKGSLSSNSSFKLSAEYSSVDDQYFFVQRSAGAANTAYSGPTYSNKFDVVYDDISLFRLGAEVTIGWTDKMQLNSSVWFNKYTLDKQDEAWHKPEFEMNVNATYAFTSELEFQAGVNLLGERSILVGSQTQTIDAVYDLNIGANYSLNKHFTAFGKINNLFADKYYQWDGYPSQGLNFLLGVKVVF